In Candidatus Bathyarchaeia archaeon, the genomic window TCGGCATATTCACCAGGCGCGATCTGATGAGGAGGGTCATAGAAAGGAGGCTGGATATAGAGCGCACGATGGTCGAAGAGGTGGCCTCCTCGCCTTTGATATCGATTGGCCCCGAGACAGATTTGGCCAGCGCCGTGGAGCTGATGAAGTCGAAGGGGATCTCGAGGCTGGCGGTGATGCGCGATGGGACCCTGCTCGGGATCTTGACTATGACCGACATAAGGTTGATGTTCCCCAAGGGCTATCTATCGCCTTGGATAATATTGAAGCGGTTCCTAGTGGATACGATCGCATATATCACCTTCTGGTCGGGCATATGGACCTTCGTGCAGATCTACGTCCTCAAGCTAACGCTAGCCCAATACGTTGCCAACGCCGCCATAGGATCGATCCTAACGATGGCCTTCGGGGGCATATACGGCAGATATCTGGACGCCCTCAGGAGGAGGGCCGATGTTTGAGCTGAGCTAGACGCCCCTTTATTCCATGCGCGAGGAGGCCAGCTTTTTATTCGGCTTCTGGGTTGATTTGATGGATTTGAGGTTTAAGGCCCCGCCTTAATGGGGCATAGAACCGGTGGATCCCTCCCATCGGATATTGGGCCTTTTGGATTATTTTCGTGCTTTGGTCAGCCTCGGGGTTGGCTTATTGGTCCTTATGGCCGGATCCCAATTGGGATATCGTTGATAATCCCAATCGAGCAAGGGTGGTTCCTGCTCTGGATAGGATCGGTATTCATACCGCTGTTCGGGGTCGTCATCGCGGACAACATCATCCAAGGGGGCAAGTACGATATGGCGGAGCTCTATAAGGTCGGTGGGAAGCATTGGTACTTCAAAGGGGCGAACCCGATGGCGATAGCCAGCTGGGGGCCGAGCGTCGCCATTATTACTTAATGATCAGCCAGCTCCCGAGCCTAAGGGCCTCGATCCCGAGCCTCCTCGCGAATAGCGCTATATATTTGTCCCTCGCGAAATTATTTGGGGGGCATAAATTATGGTCGGCTCAATACCAAGGGCGTTGACCATCGCGGGCTCCGATTCCGGGGGCGGGGCCGGAATACAGGCCGATCTGAAGACCTTCGCGGCCTTGGGGGTCCATGGGATGAGCGCCATAACGGCCGTGACGGCCCAGAACACCGTGGGCGTGGCGGCGATCCAAGATATAGACCCGGAGGTCGTAAGGGCCCAGATAAGGGCCGTGGTGGAGGACATAGGGATAGATGCCGCGAAGACCGGGATGCTGCACACGCGCGAGGTCATAGCGCTGGTCGCCCAAGAGCTCTCGCGCGCAAATGTCCCGATCGTCGTCGATCCGGTCATGGTGGCGAAGAGCGGGGCTAGGCTCCTGAGGCCCGATGCGGTCGATGCCTTGGTGAGGGACCTATTGCCAATAAGCACCGTCGTGACCCCGAACGCGATGGAGGCCGGGGCGATATCTGGGATCGAGGTAAGGGATTTGGAGGGCGCCAAAAGGGCCGCTGAGGCGATCGCCCGCCTCGGGCCCAAGGTCGTCGTCGTTAAGGGCGGGCATCTGGGCGGTGATAGGGCCATAGACGTGGTCTACGATGGGGATTTCCACCTCCTCGATGGGGAGATGATCGCCTCCAAGGCCACCCATGGGACCGGGTGCAGCTTCGCCTCGGCCATAGCGGCCGGATTGGCGAAGGGAAAGGAGCCCTTGGACGCCATCAAGGAGGCGAAGGAGTTCGTGGCCTACGCCATAAGGTTCGGCTTGGAGCTTGGGAAGGGTCATGGGCCCGTTAATCCAATGGCGATGCTCTTCAACGAGGCGGAGCGCTATTGGGTGATAAGGAGGTTGAGGGAGGCCATCGGCCTACTGGAGCGGAGCCCCATCGCCTCCAAGCTCGTCCCGGA contains:
- the alaE gene encoding L-alanine exporter AlaE, giving the protein MPNIAYRWLIPKVESVMKSPPRTIEGSSSVLEAVRIMTDLGIGSLIVTRQGRPIGIFTRRDLMRRVIERRLDIERTMVEEVASSPLISIGPETDLASAVELMKSKGISRLAVMRDGTLLGILTMTDIRLMFPKGYLSPWIILKRFLVDTIAYITFWSGIWTFVQIYVLKLTLAQYVANAAIGSILTMAFGGIYGRYLDALRRRADV
- a CDS encoding bifunctional hydroxymethylpyrimidine kinase/phosphomethylpyrimidine kinase, translating into MVGSIPRALTIAGSDSGGGAGIQADLKTFAALGVHGMSAITAVTAQNTVGVAAIQDIDPEVVRAQIRAVVEDIGIDAAKTGMLHTREVIALVAQELSRANVPIVVDPVMVAKSGARLLRPDAVDALVRDLLPISTVVTPNAMEAGAISGIEVRDLEGAKRAAEAIARLGPKVVVVKGGHLGGDRAIDVVYDGDFHLLDGEMIASKATHGTGCSFASAIAAGLAKGKEPLDAIKEAKEFVAYAIRFGLELGKGHGPVNPMAMLFNEAERYWVIRRLREAIGLLERSPIASKLVPEVQMNLAFALPNAASRGDVAAIPGRIVKVDGGVKASCPPEFGASGHVANTVLAAMKFDRGVRSALNIRYSEKIIEACRELGYAVSHYDRALEPPEVKMREGGTTAWGAEYAIRSLGRVPDVIYHKGDWGKEPMVTLLGRDPLEVVEKALRLARSL